DNA from Podospora pseudopauciseta strain CBS 411.78 chromosome 5 map unlocalized CBS411.78m_5, whole genome shotgun sequence:
CAGTGTCTCATTTCATCAAGGCCACATGATGCCGACTTACTAGGGTACCCAACTGTGCATGTTGCGGTCCACCACTTCATTTCTTGCCCTGGCCATCAAGACCTGAAAGTAAGTCTCATCACCGCCAAGGATGTCCTTGTAGCCCCGTGCAAAGACATTCATGATGCCATCCCTGTAGTGTGTCAACTCCAGGGCGCCAATCCTCTTGAGTCTCTCATCCTTTGGCCAGGGGTTGGTTGGAATCTTGTACATCTTTTGCACAATATCCTCGtatccctcctcttccagatACTTCGTCCAGCTCAAAGGCTCCATCCCTGAGACACCGACCTTGGCGGACATGTCGAAAAAGATCTGCGCCGTCTCCAGGTAGGCGCTATCCTTGGGCAGAGTGTCATCGTCGGATGAGAACAGTGGGACGGATGCGCCAAGCTGGAGGTATGCCCCCGGCTTGAGCGCCCTCTTGGCCTGGCGAAAGAGCCTCGGCCAGTCCCGGATGGCCATGATTAGTTCCCTTGCGTGGATGAAGTCAAACTTGTTCTCCCCCCAAAGCCAGTCGTTCTCGATGTCGTCGATCTCAAAACTGAGGTTGGGAGGGATGAGGTTCGGTTGGGTAGGCGCGAGATCGACGCCGATGACCTCGGCCGACGGAAACATGTCTGCCACCTCGATGGCCCAGATGCCAGAGCCCGTTCCAAGGTCGAGAATCTTCTGCGGGTCAGAAGGCACGGGGCAAATGAATAGGCGGttgccaaggaggagggtgaacTTGTAGTGTTGGAGATCATTGCGGTCCAGCTGTGCAGGGCGTCAGCGATTTGTCAGAAAGAACATGCAGATACCACCAGCAGAGCAAAAAtacctcctcatcgtcaatGGGAAGCCATTGTTTGTGCATGCCGTATGCAGCATAAAGCCTCCCATTTTCCTCAACGCCGCGCCGAATGTCAGATGCGATGGAGCTCAAATACCGTGTCGATGTTGATTCCGCATATCCCTCATCGTCTGTCCACCGGTCGGGCTCGATGCTGTCGTTATCGGTGTCGGTGGCAGTGGGTGCCGAAAGACTCTCATTGAGCGAGGGCGCAATGCCGGGCTCGTCAAAGTCGCACTGTTGTTCGTTGGTATCGGTCTTGTCTGTCGCGAGGTGCTTGCCCTTGTCTTGACGTTGATCGTCGCCGGAGCCGAAGCCGGCTGGGTCGTCGTCATGATCTGTGTAGGGCATTTTGATGGCAATCGCAACGACGAAGAAGTGATGAAAGGATCATCATGATGCGTGTCAGATAGAAAAGCAAAAAGGTGGGGAAGAGAGTAAATGGCAGGTGTCCCAAAGGGCCAAAGGGGCGCTGAGATTTCCTGTGGCTTGCCTGGACCTTGGGAATCCCGACCAACTGGGTCCTTTGTTTTCCTGCCGTGTTCTGTGCCGGAGTCTTGAGGGTGGGTGACATGCAGCTTTTTTCGCATCCTGTGCTGGGTAGGTCTTTGTCCAGCCGTTCGCTGACTGGCGGCTGTTCCGGGTTCCAATCCATCGGGACACATCGCCCCGGTCCTGTTTGTCCCTCGGCTGGTAGGTGTCTCGCTGATCCACGGCTCGCTAATGTGGTCCGGTCGAgtttgttcttttttcttttctgtttcGTCCTCCGTGATGTCGCAGAAACAGACCATCTCAGCCGAACCGCCCCCAGCATGTGCCTCCCTGGCACTGCAATAATAGCAGCGAACTGACCAATGAGAAGGGGCCGAGATGCACAATCTTAACCCCCTCGTTTGTGTAACCAGGGCAGAGATAAGTCCGATCGCTGCTAACAGGTATGGATGACCCGACAGTCTGGCTCCCGGGGCCGACGGGATGTTGGGATTTTCATGACTTCCATCAGCCAATTCCACTGTGTTGCTCTTAATCTGTGGTGTGTAACAGCCTATCTGCTCTCCTCCCTGCGACCCCCGCATTCTCGACGACCACGGCCCCTCAGTTGAACCCCCGCACCAATCGCAATAGTATCATGGTCGGTTGGTACTTTTGTTCGATATTCTGTCCTCCTGCAGCTTCATGACCCTGGGCCAGGCACTGCGGGGTATGTGAGCATCATCCCCGGTAGCCCCTTGTGGAAGACATCGCGACATGGTGATGGGATTGGCTAGGTATTTAACATGCCGCTGCACCTCATCCATTGGGCCGCCCTTCTCTCTGCTACCAGCTGCCGCATCAACCGCTCCTTAGTGCAACCCCCAACTCCGCCATGGCTTTACCCACCAAGCAAGAGGTCCAGGATCTCGTCAAACAGCTGACTGAAGCTGCCAACGCCTATGATGATTCCGCCAGTCTTGCCGGCCATCTCGCCCGCACCGACATTATCGCAAGGGCGAAGGACCTCCAGCGTGCCTTGATCACTGCCGATCAGACACCTGCCTATCATGGCCTAAACGTGAGTTTCTTTCACTACTCATCTGCACCACGAGATATCATATGCTGACTTTGTTGTTTGTGAACAGATGGCCGAGTTGATTGCTGCCCGCACCTTCATCAAGATTGGAGCTCTCGACGCCATCCCCGAGACGGGAACCATTTCCCTCCACGGTCTCTCCAAGGCCACCGGAGCCCAAGAATCTCTCCTCGGTTTGTTTATCAGATTCGACAGCCTCGATTTTGTTGTGTGACTGACCATGAATGGCAGAGCGCGATGCCCGTATCCTCGTGGCCACTGGCTTTCTGCTCCAGCCTTCTGCCACCACCCTTGCCTACGGTCACAGCAAGTTCAGCCTCGTCTACCGCGCTGGCTCGGCGGCCGGTTACTTCTTCCTTGCCCTCTATGACCAGTACCTCAAGCATGCCTACAACTTTGACGACTATCTCGAGGCGCACGGCCAGGTCTCTGCGGCCCGCGAACCCGATGATCCCCTTCACAACCCCTGCACCTGGAACGCAAAGCAGGATGGTGTGTCTGTCTGGCAGATCATGGCTCAGAACCCGGAGAAGCTGGACCAGTTCCAAAAGGGATTGGCCGGCATTGATGTTGCCGTCCCACCCGTGGGTCATTTTGACTTTTCATTGTTGAAAAACAGCGACGAGGAGAATGCTGCGGGGATCAAGGAGCTGGTTGATGTAGGGGGTGGCCATGGAGTGGTTTTGTCCAAGATTCTCGCTGCTCATCCAGACTTGGGTGCCAGGAACACAGTG
Protein-coding regions in this window:
- a CDS encoding uncharacterized protein (COG:S; EggNog:ENOG503P1B3), whose product is MALPTKQEVQDLVKQLTEAANAYDDSASLAGHLARTDIIARAKDLQRALITADQTPAYHGLNMAELIAARTFIKIGALDAIPETGTISLHGLSKATGAQESLLGLFIRFDSLDFVV
- a CDS encoding uncharacterized protein (COG:S; EggNog:ENOG503P1B3) encodes the protein MAERDARILVATGFLLQPSATTLAYGHSKFSLVYRAGSAAGYFFLALYDQYLKHAYNFDDYLEAHGQVSAAREPDDPLHNPCTWNAKQDGVSVWQIMAQNPEKLDQFQKGLAGIDVAVPPVGHFDFSLLKNSDEENAAGIKELVDVGGGHGVVLSKILAAHPDLGARNTVLQERKDICALATEHLPEGAVAMEHDFTKEQPVKGAKGYFFRMIMHDYSDAVASGILKQIVPAMNSQSRVLVCDMILPQKVGEADFAAAVMDHAVMTMGGKERTEEGFRKIFDAAGLELVKVWRAPGVPGGVVEGRLRAN
- a CDS encoding uncharacterized protein (EggNog:ENOG503NX4I; COG:S); translated protein: MPYTDHDDDPAGFGSGDDQRQDKGKHLATDKTDTNEQQCDFDEPGIAPSLNESLSAPTATDTDNDSIEPDRWTDDEGYAESTSTRYLSSIASDIRRGVEENGRLYAAYGMHKQWLPIDDEELDRNDLQHYKFTLLLGNRLFICPVPSDPQKILDLGTGSGIWAIEVADMFPSAEVIGVDLAPTQPNLIPPNLSFEIDDIENDWLWGENKFDFIHARELIMAIRDWPRLFRQAKRALKPGAYLQLGASVPLFSSDDDTLPKDSAYLETAQIFFDMSAKVGVSGMEPLSWTKYLEEEGYEDIVQKMYKIPTNPWPKDERLKRIGALELTHYRDGIMNVFARGYKDILGGDETYFQVLMARARNEVVDRNMHSWVPYSYVVYAKKPGTSS